CTTCACCAGGTCCGCGCCACCCGCACCCGGGTTCGCCGGGGGTTGCGCCGCCGGAACCGCGTCGCTCCCCTTGGGCTCCTGGAGCACGTCACGGATCGCCTGGTCCGGGGTGATCTGCTTGCCCCGGGCCTTCGCGTTCACGTGCTCGCTCAGGGCCCGCTTGGTCAGCGCCCCGGACCGCAACTTGGCCACCAGGGCCGAACCGTGCGCCGCCTCCTGGTCCGTCGGGTCCACCTTCAGCGCCGCCGCGTACAGCTTCTCCGCCTCCTCGAACCGGTCCGCGCTCACGGCCCACACCGCCTGCGTCAGGAACTCGTCGCGGTACAGCTTCACCTGCGTGCTCGCCAGCGCCAGCGCACGGTCCGACTGCAGCATCGCCGGAGCGTCCTTGTGGGGCGCGCCCCTCCACTGCGACACCATCAGGTTCAAGAAGAAGTGCTCCACCCGCGGGGCCGGGAGCGCCTGCGACAGGTTCAGCACCACACCCTTACCACCCACCGTACCACTCACCGTCGCGCTCACGCTCGCTGCGCCCGCCTTCGCCCCCTTGCCCATCCCCAGCGTCGAACGGTCCGCGCGCAGCGGGGGCAACTTGGTCGGGTACACCTCGCCCACCTCGGGACCGAACGACCACGTCTCGGGCTTCACCACCGCCACGTCCAACGCGATCATGAGGCGCCCCGCGAACTCGTTCTGGCCCGCCGCCTGCGACAGGTCCTCCTGCACCCGCACCACCGCGCCACCCGTCAGCGCCGCCAGCCCGTGCAGGTTCTGCGCGTCCAGCTTCACCCCCAGGGGCACCGCGAAGAAGCCCACGTCGTCACGGTCCATGCGCCCACCCAGGGCCAGGCGCTGGGACTCGCCCACGCGCTCGAACGCGCTCTCCCCGTCGCCCAGGTACACCACCACCTGGTGACGGCCCCGGTTCGGGGCCAGGGTCCCCAGCGCCTTCTCGATCCCCCCCTTGAGGTCCGTCGCACCCGAACCGTACTCGACCTCGGTCAGCGCACGCGCCGCTTCCGCCACGTTCTCCGCGCCCGGGGCCTGGAACCCCGCCGTCAGCGCCCGCGTCGCGCCCGGGGTGCTCAGCGACCACACGCTCACACGGTCACCCGAGCCCAGCCGCGCCGCCAAACCGGTCACCACCTGACGCGCCTGCTGGAGCGGGCGCCCGGCCTGGCTCGCGGACGTGTCCACCAGAACCAGCACGTCGCGCGGGCGCGGCGCCGGGGCCGCCACCTCGGGGCGCACCTGCCACGCGAACACCAGCTCCCCGTCCCGCGGCTGGTACGTGAGCACCGGCACCGAACCGAACTTGGTCAGCGCCAGGTCCTCCACCAAACGGCCCCCGTCCGGGCGACCCGACACCGGACCCGCGTCCGGCCCCGAGCGACTCGTCCGCACGTCGCCCCACAACGCCGTACCCAGCGCCGCGAGGGTCGCGGACACCCCCAACAGCACCGGCAACAGCCGTAACCGATTCACGACATTCATTGCCCGTCGCTCCTACTAGTGAGGCACCCTGCACTATCGGGCGGCTCGAATGAAAGGGAGAAGAGAGCGTGTGGAGAAAAGTACTCCGTCAGCCAGTTTCGCGTTGGTAACGTTCGCCATTTATTTGCGAACGCGGCCACCGTGGTGTGCTTCAAATGGAAAACCCATTCCAATCGTTCGACGATTGGTGAACGGGGTCGAATTTGATATTGCTTGATAAAAATGAAAGCCAAAAATACTAAATAGCAAATGTCGTGCCAGACGCGAACCGACCGATTCCGCGACCACAAGTTGGCGTCTTCGCGGCTTTTTGTGATGCCGGGTCCGCGATCGAGTTCAATGCTGTGATCGGAAGGCAACCACAGTGGATGCCGCACAATCATTTCGTTAGAGTTCGAGCACGAAACACATCATTTTAAAGGTAACCGGGTATCCTTCCTGGAACACGGTCGACGAACGAAGCACCCGCAGCGGAATCGCGGCACGGGCCTTACCAAACGAGACGAACGATCCAAGAAGCCCGTCCTGAAGAGAGCGGACATGCGAAATCGCTGCGTCTGAGACATTTCTCAAATCAGATCGGATCAAGTGTTCACATTGAACAAAATCAATCCAACGAAATCACCTCACGCAGTCACGAGTAAACCGAACAAGGAACGAGAATTTGGGCGCTTGTGGCTGGCCTCGCGTGATGTAACAGCGCGAGCGATTGAGTGCCGCGCTCGCGAAACTGGAACGCGAGGCCCTATGTCTGGGTGAAAAAGAGTGGCCACGGATCAACGCGGATAACACGGCTCAAGACGACGAGTGCAGACGACAAAACCATGAGAAAACAAGGTTATCGCAATATATCGTGACGTCCTTCGCGTTCTTTTTCTGACCGTCGCGAGTCGGGTTTGGTTCTGATCTGTGTTATCCGCGTTGATCCGCGGCACCCTTTCATATCCACTCCGAACACGCAAGACACTTAGTTTGCTCTACTCGTACCTGCGAGGTAAGATGACCTCGCCTCTGCGGTGTTCGTGATGTGTCGCGCTCTATATTGGCGAACCTACACTAACCTGCTCGGGAGCCTTTATTTTAATGCTCGGGTCGCTCGCAAGCCCATCCCCGGCGCTCGTCGTCGGGACTGTAGTGGGATCCGAAACGCTCGGGCGAGGCGCCCTTCTCAATTAGCGGGTTCCCAACTGGCGACACACACGGCACAGGCGGAGGCGTTTTCTTTTTCCGCACATCCGATTTTTTCTTCGCACGCCTTTCACACCAACCGGGCCACTCACTCAACTCGCGCTACAGCAACGAATTGCGATCGGAGCCACGGACGTGTTTCGTTCGCGTTACACCACACAACTCCGCCCTTGACTCACAAACACCGCGCAAACCACTCGGCCCGAAGTCGTTCGCATTGTGCGAGTTGGATCGATTATCCAATGACAGCGCGTTGGCAATGGCTTACCCGTTGACACAGCCGGCGCAATGGGTATCGTTCCCCCCATGACTGAGACGCAAACGACGCGAGGAATCGGGATGACCCGAATAACTCTCCTGTCCAAGTCACAGCTCCCGCGTCGGAGAACCAGTCCCGGACTTTCCGCCCGGTAACGGCGGAACGGGTTCACGGCACGCCACAATCGAACTTCGCGTGCCGCGTTCTCCGCGATCGATATCCGCCAACTCGCGGCGGTGATTTCGCACAACACACGCGACGCGACTCAGCGGCTCCCGGAGCCGCAGAGATCACGTCGTCACGAAACACGGCACCGGGCCGGTTCGTGGCTCTTTCGCACCCGCCGCAGGGAACGCGCCGGGAACGGTGTCAGGGAAGACGCCCGGGACAGAACCGCTTCCTCTGTCCCGCTGCGAAGAGCCGCTGCGAACCCTACCCCGGCTGTGTGGCCTGTGGCACGGACGCCACGGCAGGCTGCGGCCGACCCGCCCACGGACGGAGCGGGTCGGCTGCTACTATTTCACGTCGCTCGAATCCGTTGCATATTCCAGTTAAGGCGCACCGGCACTTTCGGTACAACTATTAAAGCCCCATTGCGCACATAACGGACCCAGCATGCCCACCCCTCTCGACCACCCGTTCCTCAACGCCGCCCGCGAGCGCGTCGTGATCCTCGACGGCGGAATGGGGACCAGCCTCCACAAGTACAAGCCGACGGACGAGGACTGGGGGCACGCGCCTAACGGTAAGTCGCTGCTGAACCTGTCCGACGCGCTCGTGTACACGCGGCCCGAGTGGATCGCCGAGATCCACCGCGGGTTCTTCGCGACCGGGTGCGACGGGGTCGAAACGAACACATTCAATGCGAACGCGATCGGCCTCGGCGAGTTCGGCATGGGCGACAAGCTCGACGAGATCAACCGGCTGAACATCCGCATCGCGAAACAGGTCGCGGCGGAATTCGCGACCTCAACCCGGCCGCGGTTCGTGATCGGCTCGATCGGGCCGGGCACCAAGATGCCGTCGCTCACCGACCCGGCCATTTACATTGACTTCGACCGGCTCGCCGATGCGTACCGGCCGCAGCTCCGCGTGATGATCGAGGAGCGTGTGGACGCGATCCTCGTCGAGACGTGCTTCGACCTGCTCCAGGCGAAGTGCGTCGCGATCGCGGCCATCGAGGAAATGAAACGCGCAGGTGTGCGGCTGCCACTGATGGTGCAGCTCACCATCATCGACGAGAAGAAGAAAATGCTCCCGGGGACCGACATCCCCGGTGCGCTGGTCGCACTCGATCCGATCGACGAGATCGACGTGGTCGGGATGAACTGCGGGGTCGGCCCGGACCTGATGAGTGACGACATCCGCCACCTGAGCCGCCACAGCCGCAAGCTCCTCAGCGTGCTCCCCAACGCGGGCATGCCCGAGACACGGGGCGACGAGACGTACTTCCCGCAAGACCCGGAAACGGTCGCGAAGTGGCTCGAGCGGTTCGTTGGCGAGTACGGCGCGAACATCATCGGCGGGTGCTGTGGCACGTCGCACGCCCACCTGAAGGCCGTGTGTGACAAGCTCCACGGGAAGAAACCCGCGAAGCGCACGCCGGTCTACATCCCGGCCGTGTCGAGCCTCCAGAGCGCGCAGGAACTGCTGGTCGACCAGCGCCCGCTGCTCGTCGGCGAGCGCACCAACACGAACGGGTCGAAGAAATTCAAGCAGTTGCTCGAAAAGGACGACTGGCACGGCCTCGTGGAGATGGCGAAGGAACAGGAGCGCGAGGGCGTTCACGTTCTCGACGTGTGCGTGGACTACGTCGGGCGCGACGGCGTGCGCGACATGAAGGAGGTCATCAAGCGCTACAACGAGGTGCTGACGAAGCCGATCATGCTCGACAGCACGGAAGTGCCGGTGATCGAAGCCGGGTTGAAGTTGTGCAGCGGTAAGGCGCTCATTAACAGCATCAACCTCGAGGACGGGCGCAAGACGCTCGACCCGAAAACGATCCTCGCGAAGAAATACGGCGCTTCGCTCGTCGCGCTCACGATCGACGAGAAGGGCCAAGCCGACACCGCGGAGTGGAAGTTCGAGGTCGCCAAGCGCATCTACGACATCGTGGTTCACGAGTACGGCATCCCGCCGACGGACCTGATGTTCGACACGCTCGTGTTCCCGCTGTCCACCGGCCAGGAGCAGACCCGCAAAAGCGCCATCGCCACGTTCGAGGCGCTACGGCTCATCAAGCAGAACCTGCCCGGCGCGCTCACCCACCTCGGGCTCTCGAACTGCTCGTTCGGGCTCGCGCCGTACACGCGGCAGGTGCTGAACAGCATGTACCTGCACTACGCGCTCGAATACGGGCTCGACTCCGCGATTTTGCACGCGGCCAAAATCATGCCGCTGGCGAGCATCGACGAAACGGGCCGCGAGCTGTGCCGCCGGTTGCTATTCGACGAGCGCGTGTTCGATGCGGCGGGTAACTGCACCGAAGACCCGCTGCAAATGCTCATCGCACACTACGCGGACAAGAAGGCCGAGAGCAAGAAGAGCCAGTCGCTCGGTGAAACGGTCGAGGAGCGGCTGCGCCAGGCCATCATTCAGGGACGGCGCGAGAGCCTCGTCGCGGACCTGGATGGGGCGCGCGCGAAGCACTCGCCGATCGACATCATCAACAACGTCCTGCTCGACGGGATGAAGGTGGTCGGTGAGCTGTTCGGCAGCGGACAAATGCAGTTGCCGTTCGTGCTCCAGTCCGCGGAGGTCATGAAGTCCGCGGTCGCGTACCTCGAACCGTTCATGGAGAAGGTGGAAGGCGCAGAGAAGGGCAAGATCGTCCTCGCGACGGTGAAGGGGGACGTCCACGACATCGGCAAGAACCTCGTGGACATCATCCTCACGAACAACGGCTACAAGGTCTACAACCTGGGCATCAAGCAGCCCGTGGACGCGATGATCTCCGCGTTCAAGGAGCACAAAGCAGACGCCATCGGCATGAGCGGGCTGCTC
This region of Gemmata massiliana genomic DNA includes:
- the metH gene encoding methionine synthase, whose translation is MPTPLDHPFLNAARERVVILDGGMGTSLHKYKPTDEDWGHAPNGKSLLNLSDALVYTRPEWIAEIHRGFFATGCDGVETNTFNANAIGLGEFGMGDKLDEINRLNIRIAKQVAAEFATSTRPRFVIGSIGPGTKMPSLTDPAIYIDFDRLADAYRPQLRVMIEERVDAILVETCFDLLQAKCVAIAAIEEMKRAGVRLPLMVQLTIIDEKKKMLPGTDIPGALVALDPIDEIDVVGMNCGVGPDLMSDDIRHLSRHSRKLLSVLPNAGMPETRGDETYFPQDPETVAKWLERFVGEYGANIIGGCCGTSHAHLKAVCDKLHGKKPAKRTPVYIPAVSSLQSAQELLVDQRPLLVGERTNTNGSKKFKQLLEKDDWHGLVEMAKEQEREGVHVLDVCVDYVGRDGVRDMKEVIKRYNEVLTKPIMLDSTEVPVIEAGLKLCSGKALINSINLEDGRKTLDPKTILAKKYGASLVALTIDEKGQADTAEWKFEVAKRIYDIVVHEYGIPPTDLMFDTLVFPLSTGQEQTRKSAIATFEALRLIKQNLPGALTHLGLSNCSFGLAPYTRQVLNSMYLHYALEYGLDSAILHAAKIMPLASIDETGRELCRRLLFDERVFDAAGNCTEDPLQMLIAHYADKKAESKKSQSLGETVEERLRQAIIQGRRESLVADLDGARAKHSPIDIINNVLLDGMKVVGELFGSGQMQLPFVLQSAEVMKSAVAYLEPFMEKVEGAEKGKIVLATVKGDVHDIGKNLVDIILTNNGYKVYNLGIKQPVDAMISAFKEHKADAIGMSGLLVKSTVIMKEDLVTLNERGLAPPVILGGAALNRRYVEHDLRAIYKGEVFYGADAFEGLHVMDELARRKKHNVGRASPALAKLAEGRPGRGIGETGGSTTLEAPPRARTTPRAPRADLPPRSPSLPKAPDVPVPPFIGSRHRTNFDMNEVFKFVNELTLFSTQWGFRKGGVDPVVYAKQIEDVAKPALARLKAQCLAENILRPGVTYGFFPAASDGTKLTIYEADHKTPRNTFDFPRQDFGEFLCLSDYVEPLRDGRAVDYVGFTAVTMGREVTRVAQEWYAANRYQDYMFLHGLGVESAEALAEYFHQQLRHEWGIGGDDSPVIQKLFKGHYRGCRYSFGYPACPNLEDQKQLFALIDPTRVGITLSEQFQLEPEQSTTAIVVHHPDAKYFVTTRTPGCAPTDE